From Danio aesculapii chromosome 18, fDanAes4.1, whole genome shotgun sequence, a single genomic window includes:
- the dtwd1 gene encoding tRNA-uridine aminocarboxypropyltransferase 1, producing MSEDPQPESSALSGLKIASHAPLDDAQRAGRMKCTRCGCSRMFFCYSCGALVGLQPGDVPRVTLPVKIDIIKHPNETDGKSTAVQAKLLAPQDVTIHTYPCIPELDQSTENIVLVFPGPDAMSVEELWEYFCADGRPRVKRVKGEAESLRCPIQRVVFIDSTWNQTSRIITDERLQALPNVELKSRKTCFWRRQKGSPDTYLATIEAIYYFLKDLHCHYFCEYTGEYDNLLFFFSFLHKLINKAKQAAGKA from the exons ATGTCGGAGGATCCTCAGCCGGAGAGCAGCGCCCTGAGCGGCCTCAAGATCGCCTCGCACGCGCCGCTGGATGACGCGCAGCGCGCCGGCCGGATGAAGTGCACGCGCTGCGGATGCTCGCGTATGTTCTTCTGCTACAGCTGCGGGGCGCTGGTCGGACTGCAGCCCGGGGACGTGCCGCGGGTCACG CTGCCGGTGAAGATCGACATCATCAAACACCCGAATGAGACGGACGGGAAGAGCACCGCAGTTCAGGCCAAACTTCTGGCGCCGCAGGACGTCACCATACACACTTACCCCTGCATCCCTGAGCTGGACCAGAGTACTGAAAat ATCGTGCTGGTGTTTCCTGGTCCGGATGCGATGTCGGTGGAGGAGTTATGGGAATATTTCTGCGCTGATGGACGGCCGAGAGTGAAGCGAGTAAAGGGGGAAGCTGAGAGTCTCCGCTGCCCCATCCAGAGGGTGGTGTTCATCGACAGCACCTGGAACCAGACCAGCAGAATCATCACCGACGAGAGGctgcagg CTTTACCAAACGTGGAGCTGAAGAGCAGAAAAACCTGCTTCTGGCGGCGTCAGAAAGGAAGTCCGGACACGTATCTGGCTACGATCGAGGCCATTTACTACTTCCTGAAGGACCTGCACTGCCACTACTTCTGCGAGTACACGGGAGAATACGACAACCTGCTGTTCTTCTTCTCATTCCTGCACAAACTCATCAATAAAGCCAAACAGGCTGCTGGGAAAGCCTGA